The Drosophila biarmipes strain raj3 chromosome 2L, RU_DBia_V1.1, whole genome shotgun sequence genome has a window encoding:
- the LOC108036749 gene encoding uncharacterized protein LOC108036749 isoform X2: MEVATTNNLSQSHHHHHNHRLQPSGGSGGSGGSRSPFQREVREWQRIDPNTGALFSGRLEADRWIDGPLNSYGKISDSQNISQPNGTQHTQRKQLEVLKARTANGAMQVIRTQTVQKSSSSWSSSASTTTSSTTHLRTSNSNGHDPPHKPTVLSPTDQGVEICELSDDCSLSGSDAGIVRTASASAATSSPAPAFTSASAPSRELIDDHVDFVVINGGASDQEDAADEHSHKGGHNLLPDTAPSLKLSNLMKSSSSISSQSSNNSNLTTAAQASNTHRSAGKISLHAIVGPESSSSSLSSSSLSAVWAKQADLYGQLPGGVGGSGAVDADVAGAPPTQRRDLESFRHYNDDDDDLRLTARHQRRQQVSQSVYAPPVPPIGSGLLQRSRSISTDDLSNDWEREDPAEQPVGEWRRVSKLRRSFQSQDHYKSPGPSTRPRPLDLPGSSVSVARLRAELENGRRLHTAMRNNHVDLAALDNILNTPSAKPTVAKRNTFLTAESLQEIRGKLKKLSDESLYKEDFLAYHQKKPVAAREISVEKVDPSPPAQSTPSAFRPVHNTHSLESRQRQRDTSSSEWHLRRKSYGFEKMSPPEDKSIFRVDASTDSGLGRSGEQLGNWSPTEKERERNERNAAAAHQHGGTIVHFGRSLKTTVPSSPASPTDGELSKRHSIAVEETWRDVRKTSQVHVNGGTAVSSSSNTSHLQRGSAQKRVEFCKTEVHFAAESGRVNIVETDGKPPPTQNFRRRRRTTTSSGPLQSLVKSASAGGSSGGTTTQTSEVTHFGDAVDRRKTIATSTVAYRAALMDPPEVVSQPISSSSSTTASSTQVTVTTVAKPVHEPRFSLMESTSRNSYTSTSGVDTTDNETDELSNIRGILKNKPVKPKPYHLGENIESADVLWSVPAMKMDRDSPSARDIGTTSDSPVSPKSVAERIRIVEQRQQLKHPSPAGNGYSTKINVSLGSEDWSDPGTAMHHHPSPSPKYRQFRRPSAQELLLEDLRQHQRILDEGLKSTSLIMRTMRSASEFDEAMRRLSIASIESALVQPPVVVPTPMLRSHSYHEEGSASYSPTRRPSTVSTTSITSSDLFGSALYDSLSRTPLAPPRLKLLGNTRIPVSQQLTQLRRLYDAAEQDPEDSADEEVKRYFRDSNSDSGGGTQGSSSPDQQPTESFKGSEYSSSWSRLKARRTIWKIEAQDKMLQRADLPKSNVMNIALHAPRIEKPKVTPPTLRIGQLIPVAKPRTLFIQPQVQAQSTVDNADESGSESLKIVKEARGARKLREHELSYFGVQQQQQQSKLPTTTTNSRRTLPSRGKTDQSDGTKDTANTHTHTNTTTTTKWQLLNDRPDLLRHSNPQQIHNGTTKDLDQDGGDLDEDEEHCYENIATELTTTFRVKSPSRSPDRSRSPSSYERKTDLQRDAQILSEMTRNADQTLKALSDEAAIKDQRRRSCSLQRRSSKPLETIDEKVKAYPPLMGVGRGTFASEARRHSRQSTPSPLTARSSSQSSIDCCPRDRSRSSSRESMTHGGGSSDDQVATKQRAERLRMRTPKREKSRHEPIEVRFTRHSSKPRGGSSTTAASSLESKRSAHHSRHSREVDHSAETKTSSSSRLLRSSRAVDDGRPRQSSHRDREKERDRERSRGTEKHREELTRSRGHSSRSRHSEHPSSGARESSRPSKTRSSRSSHDSETTHKKSSATAKSTTANSKSSKTTAHKPPSALASTTTTPTTTHHELTHGKSTLNGHQHHQHQHSSSGKHQGAGHGHREQQPHHVHGLTTSSIANSRHQRDRHGKDRK, encoded by the exons ATGGAAGTGGCCACAACAAACAATCTCAGCCAGAGCCATCACCATCATCATAATCACCGTCTGCAGCCCTCGGGTGGCTCGGGTGGCTCGGGGGGCTCGCGGTCCCCCTTCCAGAGGGAGGTGCGTGAATGGCAACGCATCGATCCCAACACCGGGGCCCTCTTCAGCGGACGCTTGGAGGCAGACCGCTGGATAGATGGACCGCTGAACAGCTACGGCAAG ATATCTGACTCCCAAAACATCTCACAGCCGAACggcacacagcacacacagCGCAAACAGTTGGAGGTGCTGAAGGCCCGCACCGCCAACGGCGCCATGCAGGTCATCCGCACCCAGACAGTGCAAAAGAGCTCGTCCTCGTGGTCCTCCTCCGCGTCCACCACAACCTCATCCACCACCCATCTGCGCACGAGTAACAGTAATGGCCACGATCCCCCCCACAAGCCCACTGTCCTGTCCCCGACCGACCAAGGTGTTGAAATCTGCGAGCTTAGCGACGATTGCAGCCTCAGCGGAAGCGATGCTGGCATCGTTCGtaccgcatccgcatccgcagcCACATCCTCGCCAGCCCCCGCCTTCACCTCCGCATCCGCCCCGAGCCGAGAGCTAATCGACGATCACGTTGACTTTGTTGTGATTAATGGAGGGGCGAGTGATCAAGAGGACGCTGCCGACGAGCATTCGCACAAGGGCGGTCACAATTTGTTACCTGATACGGCTCCGAGTCTGAAATTAAGCAATCTAATG AAAAGCAGTTCGAGCATTTCCAGCCAAAGCAGCAACAATTCGAACCTAACAACTGCAGCTCAGGCGAGCAACACCCACAGAAGTGCGGGCAAAATAAGCCTACATGCAATTGTGGGACCagaatcatcatcatcatcattatcatcgTCGTCATTGTCAGCGGTTTGGGCCAAGCAGGCTGACTTATATGGCCAACTCCCAGGCGGCGTGGGTGGTTCGGGTGCTGTTGATGCTGACGTCGCCGGGGCCCCACCAACGCAACGTCGTGATTTGGAAAGTTTCCGGCATTAtaacgatgacgacgacgatcTGCG ACTCACCGCTCGTCACCAGCGCCGACAGCAGGTGTCCCAGTCGGTCTACGCCCCTCCAGTGCCCCCAATAGGATCCGGTTTGCTGCAGCGCTCGCGCTCCATTTCCACGGACGATCTCAGCAACGACTGGGAGCGAGAGGATCCCGCCGAGCAGCCGGTGGGCGAGTGGCGCAGGGTCAGCAAGCTGCGTCGCTCCTTCCAGTCGCAGGATCACTACAAGAGTCCGGGCCCCTCGACTCGCCCTCGGCCCCTGGATCTGCCGGGAAGCTCGGTGAGCGTTGCCCGTTTGCGGGCGGAACTGGAAAACGGACGTCGGCTGCACACGGCCATGCGGAACAATCACGTGGACCTGGCCGCCCTGGACAACATTCTGAACACTCCGTCGGCGAAGCCCACGGTGGCCAAGAGGAACACTTTCCTCACCGCCGAGTCCCTGCAGGAGATACGCGGCAAGCTGAAGAAGCTGTCGGACGAGAGCCTCTACAAGGAGGACTTCCTGGCCTACCACCAGAAGAAGCCAGTGGCGGCGCGGGAAATAAGCGTGGAGAAGGTAGATCCCTCGCCACCGGCTCAGTCGACCCCATCCGCCTTTCGGCCCGTTCACAACACCCACAGCCTGGAGTCCCGCCAGCGGCAGAGGGACACCAGCTCCAGCGAGTGGCATTTGCGGCGCAAGTCCTACGGCTTTGAGAAGATGTCGCCGCCCGAGGACAAGAGCATCTTCCGGGTTGATGCCTCCACGGATAGTGGTCTGGGCAGATCCGGTGAGCAGCTCGGCAACTGGTCTCCCACCGAAAAGGAGCGGGAGCGGAACGAGAGAAATGCGGCAGCGGCTCACCAGCACGGTGGAACAATCGTGCACTTTGGCCGGTCCCTGAAAACCACCGTCCCATCATCACCGGCCAGTCCCACGGATGGAGAGCTGAGCAAGCGGCATTCAATAGCAGTGGAGGAGACCTGGCGCGACGTCCGCAAAACCTCGCAGGTGCATGTGAACGGAGGAACCGCCGTCTCCAGCTCCTCCAACACCAGCCACCTGCAAAGGGGCAGCGCCCAAAAGCGGGTGGAGTTCTGCAAGACGGAGGTGCACTTTGCCGCCGAATCGGGTCGCGTTAATATAGTGGAGACCGACGGCAAGCCGCCGCCCACGCAAAACTTTCGCCGACGCCGCCGCACCACCACCTCCAGCGGTCCACTGCAGAGTCTGGTTAAGTCAGCCAGTGCCGGCGGTTCCAGCGGAGGCACCACCACGCAGACCAGCGAGGTGACCCACTTTGGCGACGCCGTGGATCGGCGCAAGACGATAGCCACCAGCACCGTGGCCTATCGGGCCGCACTCATGGATCCGCCGGAGGTTGTAAGCCAACCA ATTTCcagtagcagcagcaccaccgcGAGCAGCACTCAAGTGACGGTTACCACAGTGGCTAAGCCGGTGCATGAGCCGCGATTCAGTCTGATGGAGTCCACTTCGCGGAACAGCTACACCTCCACCAGTGGGGTGGATACCACGGACAACGAGACCGATGAGCTGTCCAATATTCGGGGGATCCTGAAGAACAAACCAGTGAAACCGAAGCCCTACCACCTGGGCGAAAACATAGAAAGCGCCGATGTGCTGTGGAGTGTGCCGGCCATGAAAATGGATCGAGACAGTCCCTCGGCTAGGGATATAG GAACCACCAGTGATTCGCCTGTTAGCCCCAAGTCTGTAGCCGAAAGGATTCGCATCGTGGAGCAGCGCCAACAGCTGAAGCACCCTTCGCCGGCCGGCAATGGATATTCCACCAAGATCAACGTGAGCTTGGGCTCCGAGGATTGGTCGGATCCAG GCACCGCCATGCATCATCATCCCAGTCCCAGCCCAAAATACCGCCAGTTCCGACGTCCCAGTGCCCaggagctgctgctggaggaTCTGCGCCAGCATCAGCGCATCCTGGACGAGGGTCTAAAGTCCACCTCGCTGATCATGAGGACCATGCGCTCGGCCAGCGAATTCGATGAGGCCATGCGTCGCTTGAGCATAGCTTCGATTGAGTCCGCTTTGGTGCAACCCCCGGTTGTGGTGCCCACGCCCATGTTGCGGTCACACAGCTACCATGAAGAGGGATCGGCTTCCTACTCGCCCACGCGGCGTCCCTCCACCGTGTCCACCACATCCATAACGAGCAGCGATCTCTTCGGCAGTGCTTTGTACGACTCCCTGTCCAGGACTCCGCTGGCCCCACCGCGTCTCAAGTTGCTGGGAAACACCCGAATCCCGGTGAGCCAGCAGCTGACCCAGCTCCGGAGGCTGTACGATGCCGCCGAACAGGATCCGGAAGACAGTGCTGACGAGGAGGTGAAGCGCTACTTCCGGGACAGCAACAGTGACAGCGGGGGAGGAACCCAAGGAAGCTCTTCGCCAGACCAGCAGCCGACGGAGTCCTTCAAGGGCAGCGAGTACTCCAGCAGCTGGAGTCGCCTCAAGGCCAGGCGAACTATCTGGAAAATCGAGGCACAAGATAAGATGCTTCAGCGAGCAG ATCTTCCTAAGTCCAATGTGATGAACATAGCGCTTCATGCTCCCCGAATCGAGAAGCCCAAGGTCACGCCCCCAACCCTTCGAATTGGCCAGCTTATCCCCGTTGCCAAGCCAAGGACGCTGTTTATTCAGCCCCAGGTCCAAGCGCAGAGTACCGTTGATAATGCCGACGAATCGGGCAGCGAATCTTTGAAGATTGTGAAAGAGGCACGCGGTGCTCGCAAGCTCCGTGAACATGAACTTTCCTACTTTGGagtacagcagcagcagcagcagtcgaaACTCCCGACCACCACCACGAACTCCAGACGGACCCTGCCCAGCCGAGGCAAAACGGACCAGAGTGATGGGACCAAGGACACGGCTAACACTCACACTCACACCAACACTACGACCACCACCAagtggcagctgctcaacgaTCGACCCGACCTTCTGAGGCACAGCAATCCCCAGCAGATCCACAATGGCACGACCAAGGACCTCGACCAGGATGGTGGCGACCTAGATGAGGACGAGGAGCACTGCTACGAGAACATTGCCACCGAGCTGACCACCACCTTCAGGGTAAAATCGCCCTCGCGCTCCCCGGACCGATCCCGGTCACCAAGCAGCTACGAGCGGAAGACCGACCTGCAGAGGGACGCTCAGATCCTGAGCGAAATGACCCGCAACGCTGATCAGACTCTGAAG GCTCTCTCCGATGAGGCAGCCATCAAGGATCAGCGGCGCAGATCCTGCTCCCTGCAGCGTCGCAGCTCCAAGCCCCTGGAGACCATTGACGAGAAGGTAAAGGCTTACCCCCCATTGATGGGCGTGGGCCGCGGCACCTTCGCCTCGGAGGCACGCCGCCACTCGCGGCAATCAACTCCTTCGCCACTGACTGCGCGCAGCTCGTCCCAGTCGTCCATTGACTGCTGTCCCCGCGATCGGTCGCGCTCCAGCTCGCGGGAGTCTATGACCCACGGCGGAGGGTCCTCCGATGACCAGGTGGCCACCAAACAGCGAGCCGAGCGTCTGCGTATGCGCACCCCCAAGCGAGAGAAATCGCGCCACGAACCAATCGAAGTTCGCTTTACCCGCCACAGCAGTAAGCCAAGGGGAGGCTCCAGTACCACTGCGGCATCTTCCCTGGAGTCCAAGCGGAGCGCACATCACAGTCGCCACAGCCGAGAGGTGGATCACTCCGCCGAGACCAAGACCTCCTCTTCCAGCCGCTTATTGAGATCTTCCCGAGCGGTGGATGACGGCCGTCCGAGACAGAGCAGCCATCGGGATCGGGAAAAGGAACGCGACCGGGAGCGCTCCCGAGGAACCGAAAAACATCGCGAGGAACTCACGCGATCCAGGG GTCACTCCAGTCGCTCTAGGCACAGTGAGCACCCGTCGTCGGGAGCGCGGGAGAGCAGTCGGCCAAGTAAGACGAGATCGAGTCGCAGTAGTCACGACTCGGAGACGACACACAAAAAGTCCTCAGCGACCGCCAAGAGCACAACAGCCAACTCGAAATCATCGAAAACCACAGCGCATAAACCACCATCCGCACTAGCCAGCACCACAACAACACCGACCACAACGCACCACGAACTGAC ACACGGTAAAAGCACACTGAATGGACACCAACATCATCAGCACcagcacagcagcagcggcaagcATCAGGGAGCTGGACATGGCCATCGGGAGCAGCAACCACATCATGTGCACGGCCTGACCACTTCGTCGATTGCGAACAGCAGACATCAGCGCGACCGCCACGGCAAGGATAGGAAATAG
- the LOC108036749 gene encoding uncharacterized protein LOC108036749 isoform X8 translates to MEVATTNNLSQSHHHHHNHRLQPSGGSGGSGGSRSPFQREVREWQRIDPNTGALFSGRLEADRWIDGPLNSYGKKSSSSISSQSSNNSNLTTAAQASNTHRSAGKISLHAIVGPESSSSSLSSSSLSAVWAKQADLYGQLPGGVGGSGAVDADVAGAPPTQRRDLESFRHYNDDDDDLRLTARHQRRQQVSQSVYAPPVPPIGSGLLQRSRSISTDDLSNDWEREDPAEQPVGEWRRVSKLRRSFQSQDHYKSPGPSTRPRPLDLPGSSVSVARLRAELENGRRLHTAMRNNHVDLAALDNILNTPSAKPTVAKRNTFLTAESLQEIRGKLKKLSDESLYKEDFLAYHQKKPVAAREISVEKVDPSPPAQSTPSAFRPVHNTHSLESRQRQRDTSSSEWHLRRKSYGFEKMSPPEDKSIFRVDASTDSGLGRSGEQLGNWSPTEKERERNERNAAAAHQHGGTIVHFGRSLKTTVPSSPASPTDGELSKRHSIAVEETWRDVRKTSQVHVNGGTAVSSSSNTSHLQRGSAQKRVEFCKTEVHFAAESGRVNIVETDGKPPPTQNFRRRRRTTTSSGPLQSLVKSASAGGSSGGTTTQTSEVTHFGDAVDRRKTIATSTVAYRAALMDPPEVVSQPISSSSSTTASSTQVTVTTVAKPVHEPRFSLMESTSRNSYTSTSGVDTTDNETDELSNIRGILKNKPVKPKPYHLGENIESADVLWSVPAMKMDRDSPSARDIGTTSDSPVSPKSVAERIRIVEQRQQLKHPSPAGNGYSTKINVSLGSEDWSDPGTAMHHHPSPSPKYRQFRRPSAQELLLEDLRQHQRILDEGLKSTSLIMRTMRSASEFDEAMRRLSIASIESALVQPPVVVPTPMLRSHSYHEEGSASYSPTRRPSTVSTTSITSSDLFGSALYDSLSRTPLAPPRLKLLGNTRIPVSQQLTQLRRLYDAAEQDPEDSADEEVKRYFRDSNSDSGGGTQGSSSPDQQPTESFKGSEYSSSWSRLKARRTIWKIEAQDKMLQRADLPKSNVMNIALHAPRIEKPKVTPPTLRIGQLIPVAKPRTLFIQPQVQAQSTVDNADESGSESLKIVKEARGARKLREHELSYFGVQQQQQQSKLPTTTTNSRRTLPSRGKTDQSDGTKDTANTHTHTNTTTTTKWQLLNDRPDLLRHSNPQQIHNGTTKDLDQDGGDLDEDEEHCYENIATELTTTFRVKSPSRSPDRSRSPSSYERKTDLQRDAQILSEMTRNADQTLKALSDEAAIKDQRRRSCSLQRRSSKPLETIDEKVKAYPPLMGVGRGTFASEARRHSRQSTPSPLTARSSSQSSIDCCPRDRSRSSSRESMTHGGGSSDDQVATKQRAERLRMRTPKREKSRHEPIEVRFTRHSSKPRGGSSTTAASSLESKRSAHHSRHSREVDHSAETKTSSSSRLLRSSRAVDDGRPRQSSHRDREKERDRERSRGTEKHREELTRSRGHSSRSRHSEHPSSGARESSRPSKTRSSRSSHDSETTHKKSSATAKSTTANSKSSKTTAHKPPSALASTTTTPTTTHHELTHGKSTLNGHQHHQHQHSSSGKHQGAGHGHREQQPHHVHGLTTSSIANSRHQRDRHGKDRK, encoded by the exons ATGGAAGTGGCCACAACAAACAATCTCAGCCAGAGCCATCACCATCATCATAATCACCGTCTGCAGCCCTCGGGTGGCTCGGGTGGCTCGGGGGGCTCGCGGTCCCCCTTCCAGAGGGAGGTGCGTGAATGGCAACGCATCGATCCCAACACCGGGGCCCTCTTCAGCGGACGCTTGGAGGCAGACCGCTGGATAGATGGACCGCTGAACAGCTACGGCAAG AAAAGCAGTTCGAGCATTTCCAGCCAAAGCAGCAACAATTCGAACCTAACAACTGCAGCTCAGGCGAGCAACACCCACAGAAGTGCGGGCAAAATAAGCCTACATGCAATTGTGGGACCagaatcatcatcatcatcattatcatcgTCGTCATTGTCAGCGGTTTGGGCCAAGCAGGCTGACTTATATGGCCAACTCCCAGGCGGCGTGGGTGGTTCGGGTGCTGTTGATGCTGACGTCGCCGGGGCCCCACCAACGCAACGTCGTGATTTGGAAAGTTTCCGGCATTAtaacgatgacgacgacgatcTGCG ACTCACCGCTCGTCACCAGCGCCGACAGCAGGTGTCCCAGTCGGTCTACGCCCCTCCAGTGCCCCCAATAGGATCCGGTTTGCTGCAGCGCTCGCGCTCCATTTCCACGGACGATCTCAGCAACGACTGGGAGCGAGAGGATCCCGCCGAGCAGCCGGTGGGCGAGTGGCGCAGGGTCAGCAAGCTGCGTCGCTCCTTCCAGTCGCAGGATCACTACAAGAGTCCGGGCCCCTCGACTCGCCCTCGGCCCCTGGATCTGCCGGGAAGCTCGGTGAGCGTTGCCCGTTTGCGGGCGGAACTGGAAAACGGACGTCGGCTGCACACGGCCATGCGGAACAATCACGTGGACCTGGCCGCCCTGGACAACATTCTGAACACTCCGTCGGCGAAGCCCACGGTGGCCAAGAGGAACACTTTCCTCACCGCCGAGTCCCTGCAGGAGATACGCGGCAAGCTGAAGAAGCTGTCGGACGAGAGCCTCTACAAGGAGGACTTCCTGGCCTACCACCAGAAGAAGCCAGTGGCGGCGCGGGAAATAAGCGTGGAGAAGGTAGATCCCTCGCCACCGGCTCAGTCGACCCCATCCGCCTTTCGGCCCGTTCACAACACCCACAGCCTGGAGTCCCGCCAGCGGCAGAGGGACACCAGCTCCAGCGAGTGGCATTTGCGGCGCAAGTCCTACGGCTTTGAGAAGATGTCGCCGCCCGAGGACAAGAGCATCTTCCGGGTTGATGCCTCCACGGATAGTGGTCTGGGCAGATCCGGTGAGCAGCTCGGCAACTGGTCTCCCACCGAAAAGGAGCGGGAGCGGAACGAGAGAAATGCGGCAGCGGCTCACCAGCACGGTGGAACAATCGTGCACTTTGGCCGGTCCCTGAAAACCACCGTCCCATCATCACCGGCCAGTCCCACGGATGGAGAGCTGAGCAAGCGGCATTCAATAGCAGTGGAGGAGACCTGGCGCGACGTCCGCAAAACCTCGCAGGTGCATGTGAACGGAGGAACCGCCGTCTCCAGCTCCTCCAACACCAGCCACCTGCAAAGGGGCAGCGCCCAAAAGCGGGTGGAGTTCTGCAAGACGGAGGTGCACTTTGCCGCCGAATCGGGTCGCGTTAATATAGTGGAGACCGACGGCAAGCCGCCGCCCACGCAAAACTTTCGCCGACGCCGCCGCACCACCACCTCCAGCGGTCCACTGCAGAGTCTGGTTAAGTCAGCCAGTGCCGGCGGTTCCAGCGGAGGCACCACCACGCAGACCAGCGAGGTGACCCACTTTGGCGACGCCGTGGATCGGCGCAAGACGATAGCCACCAGCACCGTGGCCTATCGGGCCGCACTCATGGATCCGCCGGAGGTTGTAAGCCAACCA ATTTCcagtagcagcagcaccaccgcGAGCAGCACTCAAGTGACGGTTACCACAGTGGCTAAGCCGGTGCATGAGCCGCGATTCAGTCTGATGGAGTCCACTTCGCGGAACAGCTACACCTCCACCAGTGGGGTGGATACCACGGACAACGAGACCGATGAGCTGTCCAATATTCGGGGGATCCTGAAGAACAAACCAGTGAAACCGAAGCCCTACCACCTGGGCGAAAACATAGAAAGCGCCGATGTGCTGTGGAGTGTGCCGGCCATGAAAATGGATCGAGACAGTCCCTCGGCTAGGGATATAG GAACCACCAGTGATTCGCCTGTTAGCCCCAAGTCTGTAGCCGAAAGGATTCGCATCGTGGAGCAGCGCCAACAGCTGAAGCACCCTTCGCCGGCCGGCAATGGATATTCCACCAAGATCAACGTGAGCTTGGGCTCCGAGGATTGGTCGGATCCAG GCACCGCCATGCATCATCATCCCAGTCCCAGCCCAAAATACCGCCAGTTCCGACGTCCCAGTGCCCaggagctgctgctggaggaTCTGCGCCAGCATCAGCGCATCCTGGACGAGGGTCTAAAGTCCACCTCGCTGATCATGAGGACCATGCGCTCGGCCAGCGAATTCGATGAGGCCATGCGTCGCTTGAGCATAGCTTCGATTGAGTCCGCTTTGGTGCAACCCCCGGTTGTGGTGCCCACGCCCATGTTGCGGTCACACAGCTACCATGAAGAGGGATCGGCTTCCTACTCGCCCACGCGGCGTCCCTCCACCGTGTCCACCACATCCATAACGAGCAGCGATCTCTTCGGCAGTGCTTTGTACGACTCCCTGTCCAGGACTCCGCTGGCCCCACCGCGTCTCAAGTTGCTGGGAAACACCCGAATCCCGGTGAGCCAGCAGCTGACCCAGCTCCGGAGGCTGTACGATGCCGCCGAACAGGATCCGGAAGACAGTGCTGACGAGGAGGTGAAGCGCTACTTCCGGGACAGCAACAGTGACAGCGGGGGAGGAACCCAAGGAAGCTCTTCGCCAGACCAGCAGCCGACGGAGTCCTTCAAGGGCAGCGAGTACTCCAGCAGCTGGAGTCGCCTCAAGGCCAGGCGAACTATCTGGAAAATCGAGGCACAAGATAAGATGCTTCAGCGAGCAG ATCTTCCTAAGTCCAATGTGATGAACATAGCGCTTCATGCTCCCCGAATCGAGAAGCCCAAGGTCACGCCCCCAACCCTTCGAATTGGCCAGCTTATCCCCGTTGCCAAGCCAAGGACGCTGTTTATTCAGCCCCAGGTCCAAGCGCAGAGTACCGTTGATAATGCCGACGAATCGGGCAGCGAATCTTTGAAGATTGTGAAAGAGGCACGCGGTGCTCGCAAGCTCCGTGAACATGAACTTTCCTACTTTGGagtacagcagcagcagcagcagtcgaaACTCCCGACCACCACCACGAACTCCAGACGGACCCTGCCCAGCCGAGGCAAAACGGACCAGAGTGATGGGACCAAGGACACGGCTAACACTCACACTCACACCAACACTACGACCACCACCAagtggcagctgctcaacgaTCGACCCGACCTTCTGAGGCACAGCAATCCCCAGCAGATCCACAATGGCACGACCAAGGACCTCGACCAGGATGGTGGCGACCTAGATGAGGACGAGGAGCACTGCTACGAGAACATTGCCACCGAGCTGACCACCACCTTCAGGGTAAAATCGCCCTCGCGCTCCCCGGACCGATCCCGGTCACCAAGCAGCTACGAGCGGAAGACCGACCTGCAGAGGGACGCTCAGATCCTGAGCGAAATGACCCGCAACGCTGATCAGACTCTGAAG GCTCTCTCCGATGAGGCAGCCATCAAGGATCAGCGGCGCAGATCCTGCTCCCTGCAGCGTCGCAGCTCCAAGCCCCTGGAGACCATTGACGAGAAGGTAAAGGCTTACCCCCCATTGATGGGCGTGGGCCGCGGCACCTTCGCCTCGGAGGCACGCCGCCACTCGCGGCAATCAACTCCTTCGCCACTGACTGCGCGCAGCTCGTCCCAGTCGTCCATTGACTGCTGTCCCCGCGATCGGTCGCGCTCCAGCTCGCGGGAGTCTATGACCCACGGCGGAGGGTCCTCCGATGACCAGGTGGCCACCAAACAGCGAGCCGAGCGTCTGCGTATGCGCACCCCCAAGCGAGAGAAATCGCGCCACGAACCAATCGAAGTTCGCTTTACCCGCCACAGCAGTAAGCCAAGGGGAGGCTCCAGTACCACTGCGGCATCTTCCCTGGAGTCCAAGCGGAGCGCACATCACAGTCGCCACAGCCGAGAGGTGGATCACTCCGCCGAGACCAAGACCTCCTCTTCCAGCCGCTTATTGAGATCTTCCCGAGCGGTGGATGACGGCCGTCCGAGACAGAGCAGCCATCGGGATCGGGAAAAGGAACGCGACCGGGAGCGCTCCCGAGGAACCGAAAAACATCGCGAGGAACTCACGCGATCCAGGG GTCACTCCAGTCGCTCTAGGCACAGTGAGCACCCGTCGTCGGGAGCGCGGGAGAGCAGTCGGCCAAGTAAGACGAGATCGAGTCGCAGTAGTCACGACTCGGAGACGACACACAAAAAGTCCTCAGCGACCGCCAAGAGCACAACAGCCAACTCGAAATCATCGAAAACCACAGCGCATAAACCACCATCCGCACTAGCCAGCACCACAACAACACCGACCACAACGCACCACGAACTGAC ACACGGTAAAAGCACACTGAATGGACACCAACATCATCAGCACcagcacagcagcagcggcaagcATCAGGGAGCTGGACATGGCCATCGGGAGCAGCAACCACATCATGTGCACGGCCTGACCACTTCGTCGATTGCGAACAGCAGACATCAGCGCGACCGCCACGGCAAGGATAGGAAATAG